A part of Caldicellulosiruptor owensensis OL genomic DNA contains:
- a CDS encoding nucleotidyl transferase AbiEii/AbiGii toxin family protein — translation MMDVEILDPIGYEICRNIAKSNLAEKFYLAGGTALALQLCHRKLYDLDFFQKEVSERIKFEYIYNILAKLFPRKDVNIIIKQIDQMTSTRCGVKISFIAYPFPLIEPLVQGDKIDIRLKGINLASPKEIALMKAYTIGRRPTYRDYIVNLECILEKAPQKFVIEGELVFSKKLFF, via the coding sequence ATGATGGATGTTGAAATATTAGACCCAATAGGATATGAAATATGTAGAAATATTGCTAAAAGCAATTTAGCAGAAAAATTCTACCTTGCAGGCGGCACTGCGTTAGCATTGCAACTTTGCCACAGAAAGTTATATGATTTGGATTTTTTTCAAAAAGAAGTTAGTGAAAGAATAAAATTTGAATACATTTACAACATCTTAGCCAAGTTGTTTCCCAGAAAAGATGTAAATATTATTATAAAGCAAATTGACCAAATGACTTCAACTAGATGTGGAGTAAAGATAAGTTTCATTGCATATCCCTTCCCTTTGATTGAACCATTAGTCCAGGGTGATAAAATAGACATTCGTTTAAAAGGAATCAATTTAGCATCTCCAAAGGAAATAGCTTTGATGAAAGCGTATACCATTGGTAGACGACCAACATATAGAGATTATATTGTAAATTTAGAATGCATTTTAGAAAAAGCACCTCAGAAATTTGTTATAGAGGGAGAACTAGTTTTTTCTAAAAAATTATTTTTTTGA
- a CDS encoding oxaloacetate decarboxylase subunit alpha — translation MKRIYFTETVLRDAQQSLIATRMPYEDFEGILEKIDQAGYYSIECWGGATFDSCLRYLNEDPWERLRKIKSKVKNTKLQMLLRGQNLLGYRHYPDDVVKMFVRKSIENGMDIIRIFDALNDLRNIEVAVDETIKAGGHAQGTIVYTISPIHSLEMYVKIGRELESMGVHSICIKDMAGIMSPKEAYELVKALKENVKLPVFLHTHSTTGLGILTYLKAVEAGVDGIDTAISSFSGGTSQPPTETLNYALKQMGYDTNLNDKLLKEINDFFKPVKDKFIKNGILNPFVLSTDTDALVYQIPGGMLSNLIAQLKQQNALNKLEEVLKEVPRVREDLGYPPLVTPMSQMVGTQAAANVLAGERYKVILKEVKAYIRGEYGKPPGKINPELVKKVLGSEKPIEGRFADTLEPVFEKTKEQIKDFAKTDEDVLSYILFPQVAEEFLKNRGKKKESKERKIEYTIEGIL, via the coding sequence ATGAAAAGGATTTATTTTACCGAAACAGTTTTAAGAGATGCCCAGCAGTCTCTGATTGCTACAAGAATGCCTTATGAGGATTTCGAAGGTATTTTAGAGAAAATTGATCAGGCGGGGTATTATTCAATTGAGTGCTGGGGTGGTGCAACATTTGACTCGTGTCTGAGGTATCTGAATGAAGATCCATGGGAGCGCTTGAGGAAAATAAAGTCAAAGGTGAAAAACACAAAGCTTCAGATGCTTCTTCGAGGACAAAACCTTTTGGGTTACAGGCACTATCCAGATGATGTTGTAAAAATGTTTGTTCGAAAATCTATCGAAAATGGAATGGATATAATAAGGATATTTGATGCGCTAAACGATCTTCGAAACATTGAAGTTGCAGTTGATGAAACAATCAAAGCAGGCGGTCATGCTCAGGGTACAATTGTGTATACCATAAGCCCCATTCACAGTCTTGAGATGTATGTGAAGATTGGCAGAGAACTTGAGAGTATGGGCGTTCATTCAATCTGCATAAAGGACATGGCAGGTATTATGAGCCCAAAAGAAGCGTACGAGCTTGTGAAAGCTTTAAAGGAAAATGTAAAGCTGCCAGTTTTTCTTCACACACATTCAACCACAGGACTCGGAATTTTGACCTATCTCAAAGCAGTTGAAGCTGGTGTTGATGGAATTGACACAGCAATCTCAAGTTTTTCAGGAGGTACATCTCAGCCTCCAACAGAGACGCTGAACTATGCACTCAAGCAGATGGGGTATGACACAAATCTTAACGATAAGCTTTTAAAAGAGATAAACGACTTTTTCAAGCCTGTAAAGGATAAATTTATAAAAAATGGGATTTTAAATCCTTTTGTTCTTTCAACAGATACAGATGCTCTTGTGTACCAGATTCCGGGTGGAATGCTTTCAAACCTTATTGCACAGCTGAAACAGCAAAATGCGCTTAACAAACTGGAAGAGGTTTTGAAAGAAGTTCCCAGAGTTCGTGAAGATTTAGGTTATCCGCCTCTTGTAACACCGATGAGCCAGATGGTTGGAACACAAGCGGCTGCGAATGTCCTTGCTGGAGAAAGATATAAGGTAATACTTAAAGAGGTAAAGGCATATATAAGAGGGGAGTATGGAAAGCCGCCCGGGAAAATAAATCCTGAGCTTGTAAAAAAGGTGCTCGGCAGCGAAAAGCCTATTGAAGGAAGGTTTGCAGACACATTGGAGCCTGTTTTTGAAAAGACAAAAGAGCAAATAAAAGATTTTGCAAAAACAGATGAAGATGTTCTTTCTTATATTCTTTTCCCTCAGGTTGCTGAGGAGTTTTTAAAAAACAGAGGTAAAAAGAAAGAGTCAAAAGAAAGAAAAATTGAATATACAATAGAAGGAATATTGTGA
- a CDS encoding carbohydrate ABC transporter permease — translation MDRKEKLFGYLFLLPAVLIFIFVAVIPLIQVFVFSLFDIQLNNPTKSEVSFSYKIDVENFANTQFTVSSILESLNLDSLNNKQKKAIREIKSLIPLMQKSVFNSKERVERLNKVNDLLNNFKPVTTDLKYLPVSSREINQYNIYVEKIINLTNGLPDTQEVADLKQALLAFEQIIVKPNFVGLKNYSYYLKDLRLLSAVKNTLLFTIVTVFFELVFGLMLAVVMHKVENLKNVFKSIVLLPWAIPTVISGLMWKFMYDGQVGILAKFFADIGIIKTPADLLSSTTNAMIAAMTADIWKTTPYIAILLVAGLQTIPESLYEAAKVDGANAVYQFFRITLPILKPTILVALLFRTLDAFRVFDLIYVLTGGGPANSTETVSVYTYKTLFNQLDFGRGSTLAVLIFIMVTIISFIYIKILGTEVFSHQKR, via the coding sequence ATGGACAGAAAAGAAAAACTATTTGGATATTTATTTTTACTTCCTGCAGTTTTGATATTTATTTTTGTTGCAGTGATTCCGCTGATACAGGTGTTTGTGTTCAGTTTATTTGATATTCAGCTCAATAATCCTACAAAAAGTGAGGTTTCATTTTCTTACAAAATAGATGTTGAAAACTTTGCAAATACTCAGTTTACAGTAAGTTCAATTCTTGAAAGTTTAAACTTAGATTCTTTAAATAACAAACAGAAGAAAGCAATAAGAGAAATTAAATCTCTGATACCGCTTATGCAAAAAAGTGTCTTTAACAGCAAGGAAAGAGTAGAAAGATTAAATAAAGTCAATGATTTGCTCAACAATTTTAAACCTGTTACAACAGATTTAAAATATTTACCGGTTTCCAGTAGAGAGATAAACCAGTATAACATATATGTTGAAAAAATTATAAATCTCACAAATGGTTTGCCAGATACTCAGGAGGTAGCTGATTTAAAACAGGCCCTTTTAGCATTTGAACAGATTATAGTAAAACCAAACTTTGTAGGGTTGAAGAACTATAGCTATTATCTTAAAGATTTAAGACTTTTATCAGCTGTAAAAAATACTCTTTTGTTTACAATTGTAACAGTGTTTTTTGAGCTTGTATTTGGTTTAATGCTTGCAGTTGTTATGCATAAAGTAGAAAACCTAAAAAATGTTTTCAAAAGCATTGTTCTTCTGCCATGGGCAATTCCAACAGTTATATCTGGTTTGATGTGGAAGTTTATGTATGATGGGCAGGTTGGCATCTTGGCAAAGTTTTTTGCTGACATTGGAATTATAAAAACTCCGGCTGATCTTTTATCAAGCACTACAAACGCGATGATTGCCGCAATGACAGCAGATATATGGAAGACAACACCGTATATTGCAATTTTGCTTGTTGCAGGGCTTCAGACAATTCCAGAGTCGCTTTATGAAGCTGCAAAAGTTGACGGTGCGAATGCAGTTTATCAGTTTTTCAGGATTACTTTGCCGATATTAAAACCTACTATACTTGTTGCCCTGCTTTTTAGAACTTTGGATGCATTCAGAGTATTTGACTTAATTTATGTTTTAACTGGTGGTGGACCCGCAAACTCAACAGAAACAGTTTCAGTTTATACTTATAAAACTTTGTTTAACCAGCTTGACTTTGGACGGGGTTCAACTTTAGCAGTTTTGATTTTCATAATGGTAACAATTATCAGCTTTATCTATATAAAGATTCTTGGCACAGAAGTATTTTCACATCAAAAGAGGTGA
- a CDS encoding DUF6922 domain-containing protein: MKLPEDFEILFKNYNFEMLDTEKHKELIIKTVLAKGDWRHIEKLFTIYSFNEIKDVFLKDFYGVQELPIPPIYLWGSLFLDEKEYWKFRNMRRKLNSIEKWKQTRKIYNTIK; encoded by the coding sequence GTGAAACTTCCGGAGGATTTTGAAATCTTATTCAAAAATTATAACTTTGAAATGTTAGATACAGAAAAACACAAAGAACTAATAATAAAGACAGTATTAGCAAAAGGTGATTGGAGACATATTGAAAAACTCTTTACTATTTATAGTTTCAACGAAATAAAAGATGTATTCTTGAAAGATTTCTATGGAGTCCAAGAACTCCCTATCCCTCCAATTTATCTTTGGGGAAGTCTATTTCTCGATGAAAAAGAGTACTGGAAATTTAGAAATATGAGAAGAAAGCTAAATTCAATAGAAAAGTGGAAACAAACAAGAAAAATTTACAACACTATCAAATAA
- a CDS encoding methyl-accepting chemotaxis protein encodes MSVDIKKFRKLLSTLPGKISLLIFSVILILVLAIDIFAVTLSTSTLRQNLQSSISTSTFQSGKYFDQILERTKDLSFQLATNETIQKYLNVQRTSKDDYEKLEWKKNAQRALLSIVSANQFLSGVYILIDKESSLGYPTLSFENINFKNLMNSSWAKLAFESDQGFIWCSDHNQYFNDVLKGVGSDIREYTTSVIRVLYDSSSGNKAGLIVIDIGKDIFDEMLSNIKVTKNSTSFIVTPNANVIFPNNMSESLKKNLKALSVNLLQRANKKEIDNFELKLSGKWLVSYSKSPDSGYLYVSLVPVSDINSKIIKLQIYIILTSIIFGILGITIGLIVTLRITSSIKILLNLMNRAAKGDLTIAAKVNTDDEIGMLSEGFNGMVHQLKELIIKIKELSKRVNKSISVIAGVAAETVAASNEVTKAVSEIAEGASQQAGEATAISQQMTEFSNEIGNMVNDFKNMNKVSENVLVQTNEGFSAIETLYQVAKKSQDTTKNMIVNVRELIEWAEKIGKIMNLLSGISEQTKLLALNAAIEAAKAGEAGKGFSVVAAEIRKLAQQSRESTKDVEDIIKNILSKAKFSDKVAADVESLIKLQENALENVHVTFKSMRDIISELYENMKKSLRILEDIEYKKDKIFNSVESISAVTEQTAASAEEVSAATEQQLASIEELKNMIEEIKKLSVELDTTTSRFITENQGSF; translated from the coding sequence TTGTCTGTAGATATAAAAAAATTTAGAAAGTTACTTTCAACGTTGCCAGGGAAAATTTCACTTTTGATATTTTCTGTAATTTTGATTTTGGTTCTTGCAATAGATATTTTTGCTGTAACATTATCTACATCTACTCTGAGACAAAATCTTCAAAGCAGTATTTCAACTTCTACTTTCCAGTCAGGTAAATACTTTGATCAAATACTGGAGCGCACAAAAGATTTATCTTTTCAGCTTGCTACAAATGAGACTATACAAAAGTATTTAAATGTCCAAAGAACAAGTAAAGATGATTATGAAAAATTGGAGTGGAAAAAGAATGCTCAAAGAGCTTTGTTGAGCATTGTTTCTGCCAACCAGTTTTTATCAGGGGTTTATATTTTAATTGATAAGGAATCGTCGTTAGGATATCCTACATTGAGTTTTGAAAATATAAATTTTAAAAATCTTATGAACAGCAGTTGGGCAAAATTAGCATTTGAAAGTGACCAGGGATTTATATGGTGCTCTGACCATAACCAGTATTTTAACGATGTTTTAAAAGGAGTGGGTTCTGATATAAGAGAGTATACTACATCAGTTATAAGGGTGTTATATGATTCTTCAAGTGGCAACAAAGCTGGACTAATAGTTATTGATATTGGAAAAGATATTTTTGATGAAATGCTTTCGAACATAAAAGTTACCAAAAATAGCACATCTTTTATTGTTACACCAAATGCAAATGTTATTTTTCCGAACAATATGAGTGAGAGTTTGAAGAAAAATTTAAAAGCTCTGAGTGTTAATTTGCTACAGAGAGCTAATAAAAAAGAGATTGATAATTTTGAGCTAAAGCTTTCAGGAAAATGGCTTGTAAGTTATTCAAAAAGTCCTGATAGCGGTTATTTATATGTTTCGCTTGTGCCTGTTAGCGATATTAATTCAAAGATTATAAAATTACAAATATACATAATTTTAACAAGTATAATATTTGGTATTTTAGGAATTACTATTGGGCTTATTGTAACACTTAGGATAACCAGCAGTATTAAGATACTCCTTAATTTAATGAACAGGGCAGCAAAAGGAGATTTGACTATTGCAGCAAAGGTTAACACCGATGATGAAATAGGGATGCTTTCAGAAGGATTTAATGGTATGGTTCACCAGCTAAAGGAGCTTATTATAAAAATCAAAGAACTTTCAAAGAGAGTTAATAAATCAATATCAGTAATTGCAGGAGTTGCTGCTGAAACTGTAGCTGCCTCAAATGAGGTTACTAAAGCAGTTTCAGAAATTGCTGAAGGTGCATCACAGCAAGCAGGGGAAGCTACAGCAATTTCTCAGCAGATGACAGAGTTTTCAAATGAAATTGGCAATATGGTAAATGATTTTAAGAACATGAATAAAGTATCAGAAAACGTACTGGTTCAGACTAATGAAGGATTTTCAGCAATTGAAACATTGTATCAAGTTGCAAAAAAGTCACAGGATACTACAAAGAACATGATTGTCAATGTAAGAGAACTCATAGAATGGGCTGAAAAAATAGGAAAGATAATGAACCTGCTTTCAGGTATTTCTGAGCAAACAAAGCTCTTAGCATTGAACGCTGCAATTGAAGCGGCAAAGGCTGGTGAGGCAGGGAAAGGATTTTCTGTTGTTGCAGCCGAAATAAGAAAACTTGCTCAACAGTCAAGAGAATCGACAAAAGATGTTGAAGATATTATAAAAAACATCCTTTCAAAAGCAAAGTTTTCTGATAAAGTTGCGGCTGACGTTGAAAGTTTAATAAAACTTCAGGAGAATGCACTTGAAAATGTACATGTTACTTTTAAATCAATGCGTGATATCATTTCAGAGCTTTATGAGAATATGAAAAAGTCCTTAAGGATATTAGAAGACATAGAATACAAAAAGGATAAAATTTTCAATAGTGTAGAAAGCATTTCAGCAGTTACAGAGCAAACAGCTGCATCGGCAGAAGAGGTGTCAGCTGCAACTGAACAGCAGCTTGCTTCTATAGAGGAACTTAAAAATATGATAGAAGAAATAAAGAAATTATCAGTAGAGCTTGATACAACAACATCGCGATTTATAACCGAAAATCAAGGTTCATTTTAA
- a CDS encoding methyl-accepting chemotaxis protein, giving the protein MQVVLTILAALVLSTVFSILILKIFVDRTLSILHGKNNLNAFEKLFLTPVKDWAASFQGFLSDIFKEIDLAYNKILSVAYDIETSAEKNQQQSNLVLSNSKDIQNSISGLLVALKLVLEHIESAYENVSSLEEFMAHFKEKNQNIQEDIQKLLAEISIDLENMVSENTAYTQKMADQIAKLKAVFKKVEDFLGTIVKISEQINILALNASIESAKLESVLGENFKTGFHVIADQIRRLSNDTKSTADEIGDFIIEISGIVDGISSLSEKSKDMILTQVEYSKTTFQKLNQVSQLVDYINKKISQASEKLSLQYSIVNDLKHYVSRLENDYTAVDRSTSRILSSVEVSQKTAARLMQLMNRLVDMCREFESVRNNISAKITKRVEIEVNQQRIAEAVEIIENEVIPQLVLSWQKEFNHKEVIDQSLQKFSNIFEALWTNNPDGTFIYSNPPEGIENAKVREWFTKAMAGHTYVSSAYISAITKNYCITVSMPVYDGFGKLLGVIGADIKLSM; this is encoded by the coding sequence ATGCAGGTTGTATTGACTATCTTGGCTGCGCTTGTGCTATCGACTGTATTTTCCATTCTGATTTTAAAAATTTTTGTTGACAGAACACTTTCTATTTTGCATGGCAAAAACAACCTCAACGCATTTGAAAAGCTCTTTTTGACACCTGTAAAAGACTGGGCGGCATCTTTTCAGGGTTTTCTAAGTGACATATTTAAAGAGATCGACCTTGCTTACAACAAGATCTTGTCTGTTGCTTATGACATCGAAACGAGTGCAGAAAAGAACCAGCAACAATCCAATCTTGTGCTTTCAAACAGCAAGGACATTCAAAATTCTATATCAGGGCTTCTGGTAGCCTTGAAGCTTGTGCTTGAGCACATTGAGAGTGCCTATGAAAATGTCTCAAGCCTTGAAGAATTCATGGCTCATTTCAAAGAAAAGAACCAGAACATTCAAGAAGACATTCAAAAGCTGCTTGCAGAGATTTCAATTGATTTGGAAAATATGGTTTCAGAAAATACAGCATACACCCAGAAAATGGCAGACCAAATAGCAAAGCTCAAGGCTGTTTTCAAAAAAGTAGAAGATTTTCTTGGAACAATTGTGAAAATTTCAGAGCAGATAAACATCCTTGCACTGAACGCTTCTATTGAATCTGCAAAGCTTGAAAGTGTGCTTGGCGAGAATTTCAAAACAGGCTTTCATGTTATTGCTGACCAAATCCGAAGGCTTTCAAATGATACAAAATCAACTGCAGACGAGATTGGAGACTTTATCATTGAGATTTCTGGTATAGTTGATGGAATTTCAAGCCTCAGCGAGAAGAGCAAGGACATGATATTAACACAAGTAGAGTATAGCAAAACTACTTTCCAGAAACTAAATCAGGTTTCGCAGCTTGTTGACTATATAAACAAGAAGATTTCCCAAGCCTCAGAAAAGCTTTCGCTCCAATACTCTATTGTGAATGACCTTAAGCACTATGTATCAAGACTTGAGAATGACTACACCGCTGTCGATAGGAGCACCAGCAGAATTTTGAGCTCTGTGGAGGTGAGCCAAAAAACTGCAGCAAGGCTTATGCAGCTTATGAACAGGCTTGTTGACATGTGCAGGGAGTTTGAATCTGTCAGAAATAACATCTCAGCAAAGATCACAAAGAGAGTAGAGATAGAGGTAAACCAGCAGCGCATTGCAGAGGCTGTTGAAATAATTGAAAATGAAGTGATTCCACAGCTTGTTTTAAGCTGGCAGAAAGAGTTCAATCACAAAGAGGTTATAGACCAGAGTCTTCAAAAATTTTCTAATATATTTGAGGCTCTGTGGACAAACAACCCTGATGGAACGTTCATCTACTCAAATCCGCCAGAGGGCATAGAAAACGCAAAAGTCAGAGAGTGGTTCACAAAGGCAATGGCAGGGCACACATATGTATCTTCAGCTTACATCTCAGCTATTACAAAAAACTACTGCATCACAGTTTCTATGCCTGTATATGACGGCTTTGGCAAACTTTTGGGAGTGATAGGTGCTGATATAAAGCTCTCAATGTGA
- a CDS encoding carbohydrate ABC transporter permease, giving the protein MKRKKKLAGEKIVKIVMRLMIILTLIVILFPFYWLFLTSIRPKSEIFNISSVITLKPHIGNYKMVFTERPFARYILNSFVIGLETTVISIVIASFAAYAIAKTNISPKIKNIVLSLSLAVSMFPQITIVSPIYVMVKNLGLRNSFFGLLIPYTTFSLPLAIWYLTTFYQGVSHEIDEAAKIDGCNTFQIFYKIITPLIAPGIFTAAILIFISAWNEFLFALVINTDDIWRTVSVGIVMFQGRYTIPWDEISAAAIVVMIPLILMVFVFQQRIVSGLTAGAVKE; this is encoded by the coding sequence ATGAAGAGAAAAAAGAAACTGGCTGGCGAAAAAATAGTAAAGATTGTAATGAGATTGATGATTATACTAACCTTAATTGTAATTTTGTTTCCTTTCTACTGGCTATTTCTTACATCAATAAGACCTAAAAGTGAAATTTTTAATATTTCATCAGTGATAACTTTAAAGCCTCATATTGGCAATTACAAGATGGTATTTACTGAACGACCGTTTGCAAGATATATTTTAAACAGCTTTGTAATAGGACTTGAAACTACGGTTATCTCAATTGTTATTGCCAGTTTTGCAGCATATGCGATTGCAAAAACAAATATCTCACCGAAGATAAAAAATATTGTTTTAAGTCTGTCATTAGCTGTGTCTATGTTTCCGCAGATAACAATTGTTTCACCTATATATGTTATGGTAAAAAATCTTGGGCTTAGAAACAGCTTTTTTGGGCTTTTAATCCCGTACACCACATTTTCACTACCACTTGCAATCTGGTATCTGACAACATTTTATCAAGGTGTTTCTCATGAAATTGATGAAGCAGCAAAGATTGATGGGTGCAACACATTTCAGATTTTTTATAAAATTATAACTCCGCTTATAGCACCAGGAATTTTTACTGCAGCAATTTTAATTTTTATTTCTGCCTGGAATGAGTTTTTGTTTGCACTTGTTATTAATACAGATGATATCTGGAGAACAGTATCTGTGGGGATTGTAATGTTCCAGGGACGATACACAATTCCATGGGATGAGATTTCAGCAGCTGCAATTGTGGTAATGATTCCACTTATACTTATGGTATTTGTGTTCCAGCAAAGAATTGTGTCTGGGCTTACTGCTGGTGCTGTAAAAGAATAA
- a CDS encoding Rpn family recombination-promoting nuclease/putative transposase: protein MQQKVPHNQYDLTFKRLFQFKEVFLNFLRSNINREWVNRIDAESLEFIDRSFIKDEFVEKEADVIYRARLEDTDIYFYVLIEPQSTADKSMPRRLFEYMSLVWKRHMEEKADELLPPIVPIVLYNGRSSWNIPTQIFKGFDIFKDDMFNYILVDVNRLDDERLKSRLDLLSIILYLEKSRRNAEEFVEKLREVSEYVCKLPQSQLKVFCSWLLRIVKPQVREEMKSRIDELLKKIEAEGVEDVGEFIFNVQQLIQEYYKEAEEKGKEKGYEEGIQEGIQKGIQEGIRRKEEEIVRRLIQKGFDDNFIAEATGVEIERIKKIREEYTKYS, encoded by the coding sequence ATGCAGCAGAAAGTACCGCATAACCAGTATGATTTGACATTCAAAAGATTATTTCAGTTCAAGGAAGTATTTTTAAACTTTTTAAGGAGCAATATAAATAGAGAATGGGTAAATAGAATAGATGCTGAGAGTTTAGAGTTTATTGACAGGAGTTTTATTAAGGACGAGTTTGTAGAAAAAGAAGCAGATGTCATATATAGAGCAAGATTAGAAGATACGGACATATACTTTTATGTGTTAATAGAACCACAATCCACAGCAGACAAAAGTATGCCGAGAAGATTGTTTGAGTATATGAGCTTGGTATGGAAAAGACACATGGAAGAGAAGGCAGATGAGTTATTACCGCCGATTGTTCCGATAGTGCTGTACAATGGTAGAAGCAGCTGGAACATACCGACCCAGATATTTAAAGGTTTTGATATATTCAAGGATGATATGTTTAACTATATTCTGGTTGATGTAAACAGGCTTGATGATGAGAGGCTAAAAAGTAGGTTAGACCTTTTAAGTATTATTCTGTATTTAGAAAAGTCAAGAAGAAATGCAGAGGAGTTTGTAGAAAAGCTCAGAGAAGTGTCAGAATATGTTTGTAAGTTACCACAGTCGCAGTTAAAAGTGTTTTGTTCATGGCTGCTCAGGATAGTAAAGCCGCAGGTGAGAGAGGAGATGAAAAGCAGGATAGATGAACTGCTGAAGAAGATAGAAGCTGAGGGGGTGGAAGATGTGGGTGAGTTTATATTCAATGTTCAGCAGTTGATACAGGAGTATTACAAAGAGGCAGAAGAAAAAGGCAAAGAAAAGGGCTATGAGGAAGGCATACAGGAAGGTATACAGAAAGGTATACAGGAAGGTATACGGCGGAAAGAAGAGGAGATTGTGAGGAGGCTTATTCAAAAAGGGTTTGATGATAATTTTATAGCTGAGGCAACTGGAGTTGAGATTGAGAGGATAAAGAAGATAAGAGAAGAATATACGAAATATTCTTAA
- a CDS encoding ABC transporter substrate-binding protein: MKRFIAIVTLIIFCAGLFLAFGLTNSNAASKKQVTITYVRGKDETQATNKILQEFMKKNPDIKVIFKENPSDTGQNHDQLVTVLSAGGSDIDVFDMDVIWPAEFAQAGYTLPLDRFIKRDKINLNDYIKGTIDAARFKGQMWAFPRFIDAGVLYYRKDIVPQNELPKTWDDLIKVAKKYKGKNGTKYGFLMQAKQYEGLVCDAIEYIASYGGRVVDESGNIVVYNQGTIDGLNMMRKVITSGIVPPNINTFTEVETHTAFINGLSVFARNWPYMWAMINSPQSKVKGKVGILPLPKGSKGSAACLGGWMVGINKFSKNPEASWRLLKFLVQKEGQKLMAIYNGNVPVYKPLFNDKDVIKANPLIGDKKFVEAILAAVPRPVSPIYPKISDVMQIELSNIVNGKKDVKTAVLDMDKKLKEVVKISK, encoded by the coding sequence ATGAAAAGGTTTATTGCTATTGTAACCTTAATTATCTTCTGCGCAGGTTTATTTTTAGCATTTGGTCTTACTAATTCTAATGCTGCCTCTAAAAAACAGGTTACAATTACCTATGTTAGAGGCAAGGATGAGACTCAGGCTACTAACAAGATTCTCCAAGAATTTATGAAGAAAAACCCTGATATCAAAGTAATCTTCAAAGAAAATCCTTCTGACACAGGACAAAATCATGATCAGCTTGTAACAGTACTGAGCGCTGGTGGGTCCGACATTGACGTGTTTGACATGGATGTTATCTGGCCAGCTGAGTTTGCTCAGGCAGGTTACACACTTCCTCTTGACAGATTTATAAAGCGCGACAAGATTAATCTCAATGACTACATTAAAGGAACAATTGATGCTGCAAGGTTCAAAGGTCAGATGTGGGCATTTCCAAGGTTTATTGATGCCGGTGTTCTGTATTATAGAAAAGACATCGTTCCCCAAAATGAACTTCCAAAGACATGGGATGATTTGATTAAGGTTGCTAAAAAATATAAAGGGAAAAACGGAACAAAGTATGGATTTTTAATGCAGGCAAAGCAATACGAGGGTCTTGTTTGTGATGCAATCGAGTACATTGCATCTTATGGTGGAAGGGTTGTTGACGAGAGTGGAAATATTGTAGTTTACAACCAGGGAACAATAGACGGACTTAACATGATGAGAAAGGTTATAACATCTGGGATTGTTCCACCAAACATTAACACTTTCACAGAGGTTGAAACACATACAGCTTTCATAAATGGTCTTTCAGTCTTTGCAAGAAACTGGCCTTATATGTGGGCAATGATTAACAGTCCACAATCAAAAGTTAAAGGTAAAGTTGGAATTTTACCGCTTCCAAAAGGTTCAAAAGGCTCAGCTGCTTGTCTTGGCGGTTGGATGGTAGGTATAAATAAATTCTCCAAAAATCCTGAGGCTTCATGGAGACTTTTAAAGTTCCTTGTACAAAAAGAAGGTCAAAAACTTATGGCTATTTACAATGGAAATGTTCCGGTGTACAAACCACTTTTCAATGACAAGGATGTAATCAAGGCAAATCCGCTTATTGGAGACAAGAAGTTTGTTGAGGCTATTTTAGCTGCTGTTCCAAGACCTGTTTCACCAATTTATCCAAAGATTTCGGATGTTATGCAAATTGAACTTTCAAACATTGTAAATGGAAAGAAAGATGTAAAAACAGCTGTTCTTGACATGGATAAGAAATTAAAAGAAGTTGTCAAGATCTCAAAGTAA